A portion of the Luteolibacter yonseiensis genome contains these proteins:
- a CDS encoding efflux RND transporter periplasmic adaptor subunit has translation MNPQPSAPPADDRKKAFPFLGLILLALLVAGAFFYVSAQRAKAEDEVVKMTRELAISSVQVVSPSAAKADGAIVLPGNVTPYADTPIFARTDGYVKRWLVELGATVKKGDLLVELEAPELGQQIRQAESLVAQASARAALAESSNKRLKTLVERHAVSLQEGDEKAGEAAATQADQRAQEANLARLEQLRSFQQITAPFDGKVTARNVEVGDRITSSGGTSSSRPELYRITQDNILRIYVSVPETYASRIKEGQKATVSLASAKGTEVEGKVVRTSGTIDQQSRTMLTEVQVDNDRHLYLAGGYATLRFPLPASENPNVLPVNTLLFRPQGTVVGLAVGEEGRQTVQLKKVGLGRDLGSEIEVVAGLDPSDRVILNPSDSLQDGDRIKVVVPEKAGDGTTAKTH, from the coding sequence ATGAATCCACAACCAAGCGCGCCCCCGGCGGACGATCGGAAAAAGGCCTTCCCCTTTTTAGGGCTCATCCTGTTGGCACTCCTGGTGGCAGGCGCCTTCTTCTATGTTTCCGCGCAAAGGGCCAAAGCGGAAGATGAGGTCGTGAAAATGACCCGCGAACTCGCCATTTCCTCCGTGCAGGTGGTGAGTCCGTCCGCAGCGAAGGCCGACGGGGCGATCGTGCTGCCCGGCAACGTCACGCCTTATGCCGACACCCCGATTTTCGCCCGCACCGATGGTTACGTGAAGCGCTGGCTGGTGGAACTCGGAGCCACGGTGAAAAAGGGGGACCTTCTCGTAGAGCTGGAGGCACCGGAGCTCGGCCAACAGATCAGGCAGGCGGAAAGCCTCGTCGCCCAGGCCTCGGCGAGGGCCGCCCTTGCGGAGTCTTCCAACAAACGCTTGAAAACACTCGTCGAGCGACACGCGGTGTCCTTGCAGGAGGGTGATGAAAAGGCGGGAGAGGCCGCAGCCACCCAAGCCGACCAGCGCGCCCAAGAGGCGAATCTCGCGCGGCTGGAACAACTGAGGTCATTCCAGCAAATCACCGCGCCGTTCGATGGCAAGGTCACGGCGCGCAACGTCGAGGTCGGCGACCGCATCACCTCCTCGGGCGGGACCAGTTCCAGCCGCCCCGAACTCTACCGGATCACCCAGGACAACATTCTGCGCATTTACGTCAGCGTTCCGGAAACCTATGCCTCCCGGATCAAAGAGGGCCAGAAAGCCACGGTGAGCCTCGCCTCCGCCAAGGGAACGGAAGTCGAAGGCAAGGTGGTGAGGACGTCGGGAACGATCGACCAGCAGTCCCGCACCATGCTCACCGAGGTCCAGGTGGACAATGACCGCCACCTCTACCTCGCCGGCGGCTATGCCACCCTTCGTTTTCCTCTCCCGGCCTCGGAAAATCCCAATGTCCTTCCCGTCAACACCCTCCTCTTCCGTCCGCAGGGAACCGTGGTGGGACTGGCGGTGGGTGAGGAAGGCAGGCAGACCGTCCAACTGAAAAAGGTCGGACTCGGACGCGACCTTGGCTCCGAGATCGAGGTGGTCGCCGGACTCGATCCGTCGGACCGCGTCATTCTCAATCCATCCGACTCGCTTCAGGACGGCGACCGGATCAAGGTGGTGGTGCCGGAGAAAGCCGGTGACGGAACAACCGCGAAAACGCATTGA
- a CDS encoding DUF2721 domain-containing protein — protein MTLEVSTPALLFPAISLLFLSFTNRFLHLSALIRTLHTDWLERGDATLRAQIDNLRRRLTLIRTMQLFGAVSLFLCVVSMLAVIGGHKLSASWAFLAALVLMAFSLACLIYEVWISGGALRILLNAVEGKDGGE, from the coding sequence ATGACGCTCGAAGTCTCCACGCCGGCCCTGCTTTTCCCCGCGATCAGCCTGCTGTTCCTGTCATTCACGAACCGGTTCCTGCACCTCTCGGCGCTGATCCGCACGCTGCACACCGACTGGCTGGAAAGGGGGGACGCCACGCTGCGCGCGCAGATCGACAACCTGCGGCGGCGGCTGACATTGATCCGCACGATGCAATTGTTCGGCGCGGTCAGCCTGTTCCTGTGTGTGGTCTCGATGCTCGCGGTGATCGGCGGGCACAAGCTGTCCGCATCCTGGGCGTTCCTCGCGGCGCTGGTCCTGATGGCCTTCTCGCTGGCCTGCCTGATCTACGAGGTGTGGATTTCCGGCGGAGCCCTGCGGATCCTCTTGAACGCGGTGGAGGGCAAGGACGGGGGCGAATGA
- a CDS encoding efflux RND transporter permease subunit, whose protein sequence is MWIVKLALNRPYTFIVLALLILIMGGVAIVRTPVDIFPNINIPVVSVVWDYDGLSPEEISQRIAGSYERVLTTTVNDIEHTESQSFRSRTVVKVFFQPGVNIDLAISQITAVSQTMLRNLPTGTTPPLIITYSASSVPVVQLAMSGDTATEQQINDQAMTFVRPELTTLPGVGIPFPYGGKTRQVMVDIDPEKLQSKGLAPIDVVNAVSAQNLIIPGGTAKIGGIEYDVSLNGSTQTVEELNHLPVKTINGSVVYVGDVAHVRDGFRDQTNIVRKDGKRAVLLSVIKTGTTSTLEIVDSVLKKLPHVQDLLPQGIKIGSLFDQSVFVRAAVHGVVVEAVIAACLTALMILLFLADWRATVIIAISIPLSILSSLFVLSMLGETINLMTLGGLALAVGILVDDATVTIENIDQHLAMGKPLREAILDGAHQIATPAFVATLCICIVFVPMFLLSGVARYLFVPLAESVVFAMLASYILSRTLIPTLAAYLLKDHDHEAATRKPRGIFAPLIHFQRAFERRFESAKNSYQNILESLLRHRAISICVFLFLCLGSLLLYPVLGQDFFPSVDAGQIRMHVRAKTGIRIEETARLTDEIEKKVRAIIPEEDLDGILDNIGIPTSGINTSYSNNGTFGTGDAEVLISLKKGHKPTEDYVRQMRLELPKSFPGTSFFFQPADIVSQILNFGLPSPIDVQIMGKDVPKNFAVATRLQEKMRNIPGLADVHIQQTFDSPRLDIAVDRSKSTQLGLTHRDVANSLLVSLSGSGQTTPTFWLNPKNGVVYNLMSKVPQQRIDSIQDIENFPIRSSSDATQPPQILANMADISRSNTPGTVSHYNVQTVVDVYATPQDRDLGAIARDVRKAIAEVEKELPKGSTIVLRGQARTMQDSFTGLGWGMIGAIVLVYLLIVVNFQSWTDPLIIISALPGALAGTAWMLFFTRTTVSVPALMGMVMCIGVATANSILVVSFAKELFEKNGDAFRSALEAGTTRMRPVLMTAMAMIIGMIPMALGLGEGGEQNAPLARAVIGGLSLATVATLFFVPVIFFAVRGRKSKTGGPLLPTTEQSHEIPA, encoded by the coding sequence ATGTGGATTGTCAAACTCGCCCTCAACCGGCCCTATACGTTCATCGTTCTCGCCCTGCTCATCCTGATCATGGGCGGCGTGGCGATCGTGCGCACGCCGGTGGATATCTTTCCGAACATCAACATCCCGGTGGTGAGCGTGGTCTGGGACTACGACGGCCTTTCCCCCGAGGAAATCTCACAACGGATCGCCGGCAGCTATGAGCGGGTGCTGACCACCACGGTCAATGACATCGAACACACCGAATCGCAGTCCTTCCGCAGCCGGACCGTGGTGAAGGTGTTCTTCCAGCCCGGAGTGAACATCGATCTCGCCATCTCGCAGATCACCGCTGTCTCACAAACGATGCTGCGGAACCTGCCGACAGGAACGACGCCGCCGCTGATCATCACCTACAGCGCTTCCAGCGTCCCTGTCGTCCAGCTGGCGATGAGCGGCGACACCGCCACCGAGCAACAGATCAACGACCAGGCCATGACATTCGTCCGGCCGGAGCTGACCACGCTTCCCGGCGTCGGCATCCCGTTCCCCTACGGCGGGAAGACCCGCCAGGTCATGGTGGACATCGATCCGGAGAAACTGCAGAGCAAGGGACTCGCCCCCATCGATGTGGTCAACGCGGTGAGCGCCCAGAACCTCATCATTCCCGGCGGCACTGCCAAGATCGGCGGCATCGAGTACGACGTCAGCCTGAACGGCAGCACGCAGACGGTGGAGGAGCTCAACCACCTGCCGGTCAAAACCATCAACGGTTCCGTGGTCTATGTGGGCGATGTGGCCCATGTGCGGGACGGCTTCCGCGATCAGACCAACATCGTCCGCAAGGATGGCAAACGCGCCGTCCTTCTCTCGGTGATCAAGACGGGCACCACCTCCACGCTGGAAATCGTGGACAGCGTCTTGAAAAAACTGCCCCACGTGCAGGACCTGCTGCCCCAGGGAATCAAGATCGGTTCGCTGTTCGACCAGTCGGTGTTCGTGCGGGCCGCGGTTCACGGCGTGGTGGTCGAGGCGGTCATCGCGGCGTGTCTGACGGCGCTGATGATCCTGCTTTTCCTCGCCGACTGGAGGGCGACCGTGATCATCGCCATTTCCATCCCGCTTTCCATCCTCTCCTCGCTGTTCGTTCTCAGCATGCTTGGGGAAACGATCAACCTGATGACCCTCGGCGGCCTGGCGCTGGCGGTGGGGATCCTGGTCGATGACGCCACCGTCACGATCGAGAACATCGACCAACACCTTGCCATGGGCAAGCCGTTGCGGGAGGCCATTCTGGACGGCGCCCACCAGATCGCCACTCCCGCGTTCGTCGCCACGCTCTGCATCTGCATCGTGTTCGTCCCCATGTTTCTTCTGTCGGGAGTGGCGCGCTATCTGTTCGTGCCGTTGGCCGAGTCGGTGGTGTTCGCGATGCTCGCTTCGTATATCCTTTCGCGGACGCTCATCCCCACCCTCGCCGCTTATCTGCTGAAGGATCACGACCACGAAGCCGCCACACGGAAGCCGCGCGGGATCTTCGCTCCGCTGATCCATTTCCAGCGCGCCTTCGAGCGGCGCTTCGAGAGCGCGAAGAATTCCTATCAGAACATCCTCGAGAGCCTGCTGAGGCATCGCGCCATCTCGATCTGCGTCTTCCTCTTCCTGTGCCTGGGCAGCCTGCTGCTCTACCCGGTTCTCGGCCAGGACTTCTTCCCATCGGTGGATGCGGGCCAGATCCGCATGCACGTCCGTGCCAAAACCGGCATCCGCATCGAGGAAACCGCACGCCTCACCGACGAGATCGAGAAGAAGGTCCGCGCCATCATTCCCGAGGAGGATCTCGACGGCATCCTCGACAACATCGGCATTCCCACCAGCGGCATCAACACCTCGTATTCGAACAACGGGACATTCGGCACCGGCGACGCGGAGGTCCTGATCTCGCTGAAAAAAGGACACAAGCCCACCGAGGATTACGTGCGGCAGATGCGCCTGGAACTTCCGAAGAGTTTTCCCGGCACCTCCTTCTTCTTCCAACCGGCCGACATCGTCAGCCAGATCCTGAACTTCGGCCTGCCCTCGCCCATCGATGTCCAGATCATGGGCAAGGACGTGCCGAAGAATTTCGCGGTCGCCACCCGGCTTCAGGAAAAAATGCGTAACATCCCCGGCCTGGCGGACGTCCACATCCAGCAGACGTTCGACAGCCCGCGCCTCGACATCGCGGTGGACCGCAGCAAATCCACCCAGCTCGGACTGACCCACCGCGACGTCGCCAACAGCCTGTTGGTCAGCCTCAGCGGCAGCGGCCAGACCACCCCCACCTTCTGGCTGAATCCGAAAAACGGCGTCGTTTACAACCTCATGTCCAAGGTGCCGCAGCAACGCATCGATTCCATCCAGGACATCGAGAACTTCCCGATCCGCAGCTCCAGCGATGCCACGCAGCCGCCCCAGATCCTCGCCAACATGGCGGACATCAGCCGCAGCAACACCCCCGGCACGGTGAGCCACTACAACGTGCAGACGGTCGTCGATGTCTATGCCACGCCACAGGACCGGGATCTCGGCGCGATCGCCAGGGATGTCAGGAAGGCCATCGCCGAAGTGGAAAAGGAGCTACCCAAGGGCAGCACCATCGTTCTCCGCGGCCAGGCCCGGACGATGCAGGATTCGTTCACCGGCCTTGGCTGGGGGATGATCGGTGCCATCGTGCTCGTCTACCTGCTCATCGTGGTGAATTTCCAGTCGTGGACGGATCCCCTGATCATCATTTCCGCCCTGCCCGGCGCCCTCGCGGGTACGGCATGGATGCTGTTTTTCACCCGGACCACCGTGAGCGTTCCCGCGCTGATGGGGATGGTCATGTGCATCGGGGTGGCCACCGCGAACAGCATTCTCGTGGTTTCCTTCGCCAAGGAACTCTTTGAGAAAAATGGCGACGCCTTCCGGTCCGCGCTCGAAGCCGGCACCACCCGCATGCGTCCGGTGCTGATGACCGCGATGGCGATGATCATCGGGATGATCCCGATGGCCCTCGGCCTGGGAGAAGGCGGCGAACAAAACGCCCCTCTTGCGAGAGCCGTCATCGGCGGCCTGAGTCTGGCCACGGTGGCGACCCTCTTCTTTGTGCCGGTGATTTTCTTCGCCGTCCGCGGCAGGAAATCGAAAACCGGCGGTCCGCTTCTTCCCACAACGGAACAGTCCCATGAAATCCCAGCCTGA
- a CDS encoding PLP-dependent transferase: protein MPTWDSIVGYEEGRQKVVTRMRTGYPRFFKHPVVERLFAKAKAEVASDQEDVIVLPTRAAVQRAHRWVERQAETAVRITSFHGLQVLIVPAKAKATADAYWRFAGEVVSSRQAQDFLDGNLREGNKSHLISRALSKYTGAAPEDTFIFTSGMAAVTAVLRALPGLHEGKKTLQMEFPYVDSLKVQELFGHGVVYLNDATGESFDEALMRIRQGEFAGVFTEIPSNPLLRTVDLHRVAKACEDGNTPLIVDDSAAGPYNVDSLKYADVVTGSLTKWISGEGDIMAGAASVRASSPVANALRESLRADSTDSSPLYIGDAEVLLSNMRGYTKRMETVNANGTALASWLAAHPAVAEVWHPSLTQKENYDKVMRPGGGYGGLLSFVLKNQKKTPKVYDALRVSKGPSFGTYFTLVCPYTLLAHYTELEWAEGCGVSANLLRVSTGLEPIGHLLAVFEEALAYG, encoded by the coding sequence TTGCCAACCTGGGATTCCATCGTTGGTTATGAGGAAGGAAGGCAGAAGGTGGTCACACGCATGCGCACGGGCTATCCGCGCTTTTTCAAACACCCGGTGGTCGAGCGCCTCTTCGCCAAGGCGAAGGCCGAGGTCGCGAGCGACCAGGAGGACGTCATCGTCCTGCCGACCCGCGCCGCCGTGCAACGGGCGCACCGCTGGGTCGAGCGCCAGGCGGAGACCGCCGTCCGGATCACCAGTTTCCACGGACTGCAGGTCCTCATCGTGCCGGCCAAGGCCAAGGCGACGGCGGACGCCTACTGGCGGTTCGCCGGAGAAGTCGTCAGCAGCAGGCAGGCGCAGGACTTCCTGGATGGGAACCTGCGCGAGGGAAACAAGTCCCACCTCATTTCCCGCGCGCTTTCAAAATACACCGGCGCCGCCCCGGAAGACACCTTCATCTTCACCAGCGGAATGGCCGCCGTCACCGCCGTGTTGCGCGCGCTGCCGGGCCTGCACGAGGGCAAGAAGACGCTCCAGATGGAATTCCCTTACGTGGACAGTCTCAAGGTCCAGGAACTTTTCGGCCACGGCGTGGTCTATCTGAACGACGCCACCGGCGAGTCGTTCGACGAGGCGCTCATGCGCATCCGCCAGGGCGAGTTCGCGGGTGTCTTCACGGAAATCCCGAGCAATCCCCTGCTCCGCACGGTGGACCTCCACCGCGTGGCGAAGGCCTGTGAGGACGGCAACACGCCGCTCATCGTGGATGATTCCGCAGCGGGTCCCTACAACGTCGACTCTCTGAAATACGCGGACGTCGTGACCGGCAGCCTCACCAAATGGATCTCCGGCGAGGGCGACATCATGGCCGGCGCCGCCTCCGTGCGCGCCAGCTCGCCCGTGGCGAACGCCCTGCGTGAATCCCTGCGGGCGGACTCCACCGACAGCTCGCCGCTCTACATCGGCGATGCCGAGGTCCTCCTGTCCAACATGCGCGGCTACACGAAGCGGATGGAAACCGTGAACGCGAACGGCACCGCGCTGGCCTCATGGCTCGCCGCGCACCCCGCCGTGGCGGAAGTCTGGCACCCGTCGCTCACCCAGAAGGAAAACTACGACAAGGTCATGCGCCCCGGCGGCGGCTACGGCGGCCTGCTTTCCTTCGTGCTCAAGAACCAGAAGAAGACTCCGAAGGTTTACGACGCGCTGCGTGTCAGCAAGGGCCCCAGCTTCGGCACCTACTTCACCCTCGTCTGCCCGTACACCCTGCTCGCCCACTACACCGAACTGGAATGGGCGGAAGGCTGCGGCGTCTCCGCGAACCTCCTCCGCGTCTCCACCGGCCTCGAACCGATCGGCCACCTCCTCGCGGTCTTCGAGGAAGCGCTCGCCTACGGTTGA
- a CDS encoding peptidylprolyl isomerase: MNSMKSCLALAMVISGATLSGPAAAAQEAPARPAPPMPSGPVEVNGIAAKVNGRLVTKNQVSMLLGPIYGQLVAQYPRRGPQFDKEFKKAKDKVIQELIDRQIILDEFKQLGAFIKPHLIDEEIKRQIRDDYNGDEAKLRELLKLSRLTMEGYREMTREKMVVSAMRAQQFSDAPPPLPNEIQKEYDEIKPSLRDVTKDVLTFQKIFIPAADPSNPGSTPDTQLILAEDIARQLSEGKDFATLAKAHSKDAYAEDGGLQKDIARTDLSPEFAAIIVDAPVGKIVGPLLDRTGFTIIKTIKIDFGPAPALDDKVRESIEERVRRKKTSQQYERWIEGKRKRAMIKIMD; this comes from the coding sequence ATGAACTCGATGAAATCCTGTCTCGCCCTGGCCATGGTCATTTCCGGTGCCACTCTTTCCGGACCAGCGGCGGCCGCGCAGGAGGCTCCGGCCCGCCCGGCGCCACCGATGCCCTCCGGCCCGGTCGAGGTCAACGGCATCGCCGCGAAAGTCAACGGGCGCCTGGTCACGAAAAACCAGGTGTCGATGTTGCTCGGGCCGATATACGGCCAGCTGGTGGCACAGTACCCGCGCCGCGGTCCGCAGTTTGACAAGGAGTTCAAGAAGGCCAAGGACAAGGTCATTCAGGAACTCATCGACCGCCAGATCATTCTGGATGAGTTCAAGCAGCTCGGCGCGTTCATCAAGCCGCACCTCATCGACGAGGAGATCAAGCGCCAGATCCGGGACGACTACAATGGCGACGAGGCGAAATTACGCGAGCTGCTGAAACTCAGCCGCCTGACCATGGAGGGTTATCGGGAGATGACCCGGGAAAAAATGGTGGTATCGGCGATGCGGGCCCAGCAGTTCTCCGACGCCCCGCCTCCGCTGCCGAACGAGATCCAGAAGGAATACGACGAGATCAAGCCCAGCCTGCGCGATGTGACGAAGGACGTGCTCACGTTCCAGAAGATCTTCATCCCCGCCGCCGATCCCTCGAACCCCGGTTCCACGCCGGACACCCAGCTCATCCTCGCGGAGGACATCGCGAGACAACTTTCCGAAGGCAAGGACTTCGCCACGCTCGCCAAGGCCCATTCGAAGGACGCCTACGCGGAGGACGGCGGACTCCAGAAAGACATCGCCCGCACCGACCTCTCGCCCGAGTTCGCCGCCATCATCGTGGACGCCCCGGTGGGCAAGATCGTCGGCCCGCTGCTGGACCGCACGGGCTTCACCATCATCAAGACCATCAAGATCGACTTCGGCCCCGCTCCCGCGCTCGATGACAAGGTCCGCGAGAGCATCGAGGAACGCGTCCGCCGCAAGAAGACCTCGCAACAATACGAGCGCTGGATCGAAGGCAAGCGCAAGCGCGCGATGATCAAGATCATGGATTGA
- the mfd gene encoding transcription-repair coupling factor, which translates to MDDTAHDWLRRAVTQPDFAARLAPLAKGDREVVLDHSAEASHAFLAAIVVLAARDRKKTRLWLVSDMPRHRERLASELELWGVTGLVLPEGPVETGDGTIADPESAAEWFAVLEILARSESCVVICGSDAFSGKAPSPAALRASRTPLKPGAPLDPAELAKSLADHGYERVPTVTGRGQFAVRGGILDLFAWQAAKPLRLEFFDTDLESIREFDLDSQASTKKLTESDLLLAEPSSEATVADYRRKTDLIVSFGADIARPDVRILENAAEYNSEEDFTLACFGSPLGTFEAGDFVLEETRRENFFRQLNEWRRGGWDIAMVFGNKGEEERFAELAGKDLQRDLGLIPVRGELLAGFTVPVSKLAVLSSSELFGRYRTPGGPRRSLLDKARAARSRATVDEMEEGDLVVHYEYGIGRFKGIQQGDEGDELVLEYKDGSLLGVPLEQAHLVGKYVGLGGKTPELTKLGGTAWKSARKAAEKSILDYAAQLLRVQAERQAEEGYAHPPDTKWMWEFERSFHYTETHDQRRAIEETKLDLESTRPMDRLVCGDVGFGKTEVAIRAAFKAVTSGRQVAILVPTTVLAEQHWRTFRERMSDYPVRIDLLNRFRTAAEIRDTIAGLENGRVDIVIGTHRLVSGDVRFKNLGLVVVDEEQRFGVAHKEKFKQLFRQVDVLTLSATPIPRTLYMALMGARDMSTIDTPPPNRVPVSTTVCAYDERVIRDAIRREMKRGGQVFFLHNRVKTIDLMASKIRQLVPEARILIGHGQMDKDDLEVVMHTFVKGEADVLLATTIIETGIDIPNANTILIDRADRFGLADLYQLRGRVGRAGEKAYAILLLPRDMMTVGDARKRINAIKEYTALGSGFKIAMKDLEIRGAGNLLGTKQSGHISQIGFELYCQLLRQSVDRLKGRKDAPRGETGFKADFICTSEAAYAKEDPRQVLPAFLPAAWLEETKVRITAYREISEAGTERAINALEKSWRDRFGRIPEAAARLLEITRIKALAAAEGIASVEIQGQRLMLHRNGDYILLEGRRFPRLQSASPQGKLAEAVTLLQNF; encoded by the coding sequence ATGGACGATACCGCTCACGACTGGCTGCGCCGGGCCGTGACGCAGCCGGATTTCGCTGCTCGTCTGGCCCCCTTGGCCAAGGGCGATCGGGAAGTCGTGCTCGACCACTCCGCCGAGGCATCGCACGCGTTTCTCGCGGCCATCGTCGTGCTTGCGGCGAGGGACCGGAAAAAGACGCGGCTCTGGCTGGTTTCCGACATGCCGCGCCATCGCGAGCGGCTGGCGTCCGAACTCGAACTCTGGGGCGTGACCGGCCTCGTCCTGCCGGAAGGTCCGGTGGAAACCGGGGACGGCACCATCGCCGATCCCGAGTCCGCCGCCGAGTGGTTCGCGGTGTTGGAGATCCTCGCCCGCTCGGAAAGCTGCGTGGTCATCTGCGGCAGCGACGCCTTTTCCGGCAAGGCCCCCTCGCCCGCCGCGCTGCGGGCCAGCCGCACCCCGTTGAAACCCGGCGCTCCCCTCGATCCCGCGGAGCTGGCGAAATCGCTCGCCGATCACGGCTACGAGCGCGTGCCCACCGTCACCGGGCGCGGCCAGTTCGCGGTGCGCGGCGGCATCCTCGACCTTTTCGCCTGGCAGGCCGCGAAGCCGCTGCGGCTGGAGTTTTTCGACACCGACCTGGAATCCATCCGCGAGTTCGACCTGGACTCGCAGGCATCGACCAAAAAACTCACCGAGTCCGACCTCCTGCTCGCCGAGCCATCGTCGGAGGCGACGGTGGCCGACTACCGCCGGAAAACCGACCTCATCGTTTCCTTCGGCGCGGACATCGCCAGGCCGGATGTCCGCATCCTGGAAAACGCGGCGGAATACAACAGCGAGGAGGATTTCACTCTGGCCTGCTTCGGCAGCCCGCTCGGCACCTTCGAGGCGGGGGACTTCGTGCTGGAGGAAACCCGGCGCGAGAATTTCTTCCGCCAGCTCAACGAGTGGCGGCGCGGCGGCTGGGACATCGCCATGGTCTTCGGCAACAAGGGCGAGGAGGAGCGCTTCGCCGAACTCGCGGGGAAGGACCTGCAGCGCGACCTCGGGCTGATCCCGGTCCGTGGCGAGCTGCTGGCGGGATTCACCGTGCCGGTTTCAAAGCTGGCCGTGCTTTCATCATCGGAACTCTTCGGCCGCTACCGCACGCCCGGCGGGCCACGGCGGTCGCTGCTGGACAAGGCCCGCGCCGCCCGGTCCCGGGCGACGGTGGATGAGATGGAGGAGGGCGACCTCGTCGTCCACTACGAGTATGGCATCGGCCGGTTCAAGGGCATCCAGCAGGGCGACGAGGGCGACGAACTGGTCCTGGAATACAAGGACGGTTCGCTGCTCGGAGTGCCGCTGGAACAGGCCCACCTCGTCGGGAAATACGTCGGCCTCGGCGGCAAGACTCCGGAACTCACCAAGCTCGGCGGCACCGCATGGAAATCCGCGCGCAAGGCGGCGGAGAAATCCATCCTCGACTACGCCGCGCAACTGCTCCGCGTGCAGGCCGAGCGGCAGGCGGAGGAAGGATACGCCCACCCGCCGGACACGAAATGGATGTGGGAGTTCGAGCGGTCGTTCCATTACACCGAGACGCACGACCAGCGCCGCGCCATCGAGGAAACCAAGCTCGACCTGGAATCCACCCGCCCGATGGACCGCCTCGTCTGCGGCGATGTGGGATTCGGCAAGACCGAGGTCGCCATCCGCGCCGCGTTCAAGGCGGTGACCAGCGGCAGGCAGGTCGCCATCCTCGTGCCGACCACCGTGCTGGCGGAACAACACTGGCGCACCTTCCGCGAGCGCATGTCAGACTACCCGGTCAGGATCGACCTGCTGAACCGCTTCCGCACCGCCGCCGAAATCCGCGACACCATCGCCGGGCTGGAGAACGGCCGGGTGGACATCGTCATCGGCACCCACCGGCTGGTTTCGGGCGATGTGCGTTTCAAGAATCTCGGCCTCGTCGTGGTCGATGAGGAACAGCGCTTCGGCGTGGCGCATAAGGAAAAATTCAAGCAGCTCTTCCGCCAGGTGGACGTGCTGACGCTCTCCGCCACCCCCATCCCGCGCACGCTCTACATGGCGCTCATGGGCGCGCGCGACATGTCCACCATCGACACGCCGCCGCCGAACCGGGTGCCCGTCTCCACCACCGTCTGCGCCTACGACGAGCGCGTCATCCGGGATGCCATCCGCCGCGAAATGAAACGCGGCGGCCAGGTGTTTTTCCTCCACAACCGGGTGAAGACCATCGACCTGATGGCATCGAAAATCCGCCAGTTGGTGCCCGAGGCCCGCATCCTCATCGGCCACGGCCAGATGGACAAGGACGACCTGGAAGTGGTCATGCACACTTTCGTGAAGGGCGAGGCGGACGTCCTGCTCGCCACCACCATCATCGAGACCGGCATCGACATCCCGAACGCGAACACCATCCTCATCGACCGCGCGGACCGCTTCGGCCTGGCCGACCTCTACCAGCTCCGGGGCCGTGTCGGCCGGGCCGGGGAGAAGGCCTACGCCATCCTGCTGCTGCCACGCGACATGATGACCGTGGGGGACGCGCGGAAGCGCATCAACGCCATCAAGGAATACACCGCGCTCGGTTCCGGCTTCAAGATCGCCATGAAGGACCTGGAAATCCGGGGAGCCGGCAACCTCCTGGGGACCAAGCAGTCCGGCCACATTTCCCAGATCGGGTTCGAGCTGTATTGCCAGCTCCTGCGCCAGTCGGTGGACCGGCTCAAGGGCCGCAAGGACGCGCCGCGCGGCGAGACAGGCTTCAAGGCGGACTTCATCTGCACCAGCGAGGCGGCCTACGCGAAGGAGGACCCCAGGCAGGTCCTGCCCGCCTTCCTGCCCGCCGCCTGGCTGGAGGAGACCAAGGTCCGCATCACCGCCTACCGCGAAATTTCCGAAGCAGGAACGGAGCGGGCCATCAACGCCTTGGAAAAATCCTGGCGGGACCGCTTCGGCCGCATCCCGGAGGCCGCCGCGAGGCTGCTGGAAATCACCCGCATCAAGGCCCTCGCCGCGGCGGAGGGCATCGCCTCGGTGGAAATCCAGGGCCAGCGGCTGATGCTGCACCGCAATGGCGACTACATCCTCCTTGAAGGTCGCAGGTTTCCCCGCTTGCAATCCGCCTCTCCACAGGGAAAGCTAGCCGAAGCAGTCACCTTGCTGCAGAACTTCTGA